In Pseudomonas sp. Leaf58, one DNA window encodes the following:
- a CDS encoding response regulator — MVNRVLVVDDEQTLAQNLQAYLQAQGLEVHVAHDGASGIEQAASLAPQVVVLDYRLPDMEGFQVLEAVRKNRQCHFVLITAHPTVEVRERAAELGVSHVLFKPFPLAELARAVFDLMGIERRRRATDNPAEGFVERRQNRNEMFPLQLYDGSWVLADRRRNGAKPPGPDDDQLLTGE; from the coding sequence TTGGTGAACAGAGTATTGGTAGTCGATGACGAACAGACTCTTGCGCAAAACCTGCAAGCTTACCTGCAGGCGCAAGGCCTGGAAGTTCATGTTGCCCACGACGGTGCCAGTGGTATTGAGCAGGCTGCAAGCCTGGCACCGCAAGTAGTTGTGCTGGATTACCGCTTGCCCGATATGGAGGGTTTTCAGGTTCTGGAGGCTGTACGCAAGAACAGGCAGTGCCATTTCGTGCTGATTACCGCCCACCCCACCGTCGAGGTGCGTGAGCGGGCCGCCGAACTCGGTGTGAGTCATGTCCTGTTCAAGCCGTTCCCCTTGGCGGAACTGGCACGTGCGGTCTTCGACCTGATGGGCATCGAGCGCCGGCGCAGGGCCACGGACAACCCGGCTGAAGGGTTCGTCGAACGACGCCAGAACAGGAACGAAATGTTCCCCCTGCAGTTGTACGATGGAAGCTGGGTGTTGGCTGACCGCCGCCGTAATGGCGCCAAGCCGCCAGGGCCCGACGACGATCAACTGCTCACAGGGGAATAG
- a CDS encoding GspE/PulE family protein, which produces MPEAFDAPVGAGLPAKRPAPVTEYSAYPRDLLAQARLQASDERLLNCLERLACDTPDTFTRRLGLTLHYPVLDSHTLLASTPRFDKVSLAMCLKREFVLIEQGGQLLGVFADPFDHARLAWIDDVLQGAPLYLAHAAELATFLARHEESFHAVDALDHDAEASSESDPLQRLSLASISEDQSRVVKLVNSTLYDALKLHASDIHLGMTGQGLTIKYRIDGVLNGAGKASGSAFADQVISRIKVMAELDIGEKRVPQDGRFKVAVGDRQIDFRVSIMPSIFGEDAVLRVLDKQDLSDRVSGVQLQALGFADETLRALRRLAAEPYGMILVTGPTGSGKTTTLYAMISEINHGVDKIITIEDPVEYQLPGVLQIPVNEKKGLTFARGLRSILRHDPDKILVGEIRDPDTAQIAVQSALTGHLVFTTIHANNVFDVIGRFSQMQVDPYSFVSALNAVLAQRLIRLACPHCASPCEVDDDTLSVSGLTRAGVAGWKFVRAQGCGQCRGSGYRGRSAIAELLHLDDDLRQMIVERRPLSQIKTTACQRGLRLLRASALDLVRDGRTTLEEINRVTFI; this is translated from the coding sequence ATGCCAGAAGCATTCGATGCACCTGTAGGCGCGGGTTTACCCGCGAAGAGGCCGGCACCGGTAACTGAATATTCAGCCTACCCCCGCGACCTGCTGGCCCAGGCCCGCCTGCAAGCCAGTGACGAACGCCTGCTCAACTGCCTGGAACGCCTGGCCTGCGACACTCCCGACACCTTTACCCGCCGCCTGGGCCTGACCCTGCATTACCCGGTGCTGGACAGCCACACCCTGCTGGCCAGCACACCGCGCTTCGACAAAGTCAGCCTGGCCATGTGCCTGAAGCGCGAATTCGTGCTGATCGAGCAGGGCGGCCAATTGCTGGGCGTGTTCGCCGACCCCTTCGACCATGCCCGCCTGGCCTGGATCGACGATGTGCTGCAAGGCGCGCCGCTGTACCTGGCGCATGCCGCTGAACTGGCGACCTTTTTGGCCCGCCACGAAGAAAGCTTCCACGCCGTCGACGCCCTCGACCACGATGCCGAGGCCAGCAGCGAAAGCGACCCGCTGCAACGGTTGTCGCTGGCCAGCATCAGCGAGGACCAGAGCCGGGTGGTCAAGCTGGTCAACTCCACCCTGTACGATGCCCTCAAGCTGCACGCCAGCGACATCCACTTGGGCATGACCGGCCAGGGCCTGACCATCAAATACCGCATCGACGGCGTGCTCAATGGTGCCGGCAAGGCCAGCGGCAGCGCCTTCGCCGACCAGGTGATCTCGCGTATCAAGGTCATGGCCGAGTTGGACATCGGCGAAAAACGTGTACCCCAGGATGGCCGTTTCAAAGTTGCCGTGGGTGATCGGCAAATCGACTTCCGGGTCTCGATCATGCCCAGCATCTTCGGCGAAGACGCCGTGCTGCGGGTGCTCGACAAGCAGGACTTGTCCGACCGCGTCAGCGGTGTGCAGTTGCAAGCCCTGGGCTTTGCCGACGAAACCCTGCGCGCCCTGCGCCGGCTGGCTGCCGAACCCTACGGCATGATCCTGGTCACCGGCCCCACCGGCAGCGGCAAGACCACCACCCTGTACGCCATGATCAGCGAGATCAACCACGGCGTGGACAAGATCATCACCATCGAGGACCCGGTCGAGTACCAGCTGCCCGGCGTGCTGCAGATTCCGGTCAACGAAAAGAAAGGCCTGACCTTTGCCCGCGGCCTGCGGTCGATCCTGCGCCACGACCCGGACAAAATCCTGGTTGGCGAAATTCGCGACCCGGACACTGCGCAAATCGCCGTGCAATCGGCGCTCACCGGCCACCTGGTGTTCACCACCATTCACGCCAACAACGTGTTCGATGTGATCGGTCGCTTCAGCCAGATGCAGGTCGACCCCTACAGCTTCGTTTCTGCACTGAACGCGGTGCTGGCGCAACGACTGATCCGCCTGGCCTGCCCGCATTGCGCCAGCCCATGCGAAGTCGATGACGACACGCTGTCGGTCTCGGGCCTGACCCGTGCGGGTGTGGCGGGCTGGAAGTTCGTCCGTGCCCAGGGTTGCGGCCAGTGCCGCGGCAGTGGCTACCGCGGCCGCAGCGCCATCGCCGAGCTGCTGCACCTGGACGACGACCTGCGGCAGATGATTGTCGAGCGCCGCCCCCTGTCGCAGATCAAGACAACTGCCTGCCAGCGCGGCTTGCGCCTGCTGCGGGCCTCGGCCCTGGACCTGGTCCGCGATGGCCGCACCACCCTTGAGGAGATCAACCGTGTCACATTCATCTAA
- a CDS encoding GspMb/PilO family protein, with product MRAPDSLNSLILQERLRRIGPVGLAAAAAGVLAIAVACAAVLPQWQNVRELRATEADASVQVGRVKRGELKIAIKPEQQALDSLRQQLPGQPQASELIERLYHLAGAEHISLARGEYALGIDPKTQLARYQIVLPVRGSYPQIRGFLKGLLKQLPTLVLEDLELQRKRIGDSELNARLRMTLYLSRS from the coding sequence ATGCGCGCCCCTGACTCGCTAAACAGCCTGATCCTGCAGGAGCGTCTGCGCCGCATCGGCCCGGTTGGCCTGGCCGCCGCCGCCGCCGGCGTGTTAGCCATCGCGGTGGCATGCGCCGCAGTGCTGCCGCAGTGGCAGAACGTCCGCGAGCTGCGCGCCACCGAAGCGGATGCCAGCGTGCAGGTTGGGCGGGTCAAGCGCGGGGAGCTGAAGATTGCCATCAAACCCGAGCAGCAGGCCCTCGATAGCCTGCGCCAGCAACTGCCGGGGCAGCCCCAGGCCAGCGAACTGATCGAACGCCTGTACCACCTGGCCGGCGCCGAGCACATCAGCCTGGCGCGCGGCGAGTACGCCTTGGGCATCGACCCCAAGACCCAGCTGGCGCGTTATCAGATCGTGCTGCCGGTGCGCGGTAGCTACCCGCAGATTCGCGGCTTCCTCAAAGGCCTGCTCAAACAGCTGCCGACCTTGGTACTGGAAGACCTGGAGCTGCAACGCAAACGCATCGGCGACAGCGAGCTGAACGCCCGCCTGCGCATGACCCTTTACCTGTCGAGGTCGTGA
- a CDS encoding secretin N-terminal domain-containing protein — protein MKSSKLCKPAPFLLLALCVAIAGCGSSAVREDSEQLMKEGQYEAGIARLEEALRDDPRDTELNIALAHGRQAAVEALLAQADADRIRHDFTGARMGYGRVLIIEPNNRRAQEGTRQLELIRTLDERVALGQAALRQGDLFGAERYMREVLRLDPQNQKGAALRSDIENVQARTAQPFPQLRSKLERPVTLEFRDANLKTIFEVLSQVAGINFIFDKDLRPDMKATIFVRDVRIEDAVALLLEQNQLRQKIVNDNTLMLYPDSPQKTKDYQELVMRTFYLTSIDANTALNMVKTMLKTRDVFVDERLNTLTMRDTPDAVRMAEKLLQSQDQSNPEVVLEVEVMEVATSRILDLGLQWPNTFGVLTSDGKPVSVLDQLRGIDSSRISISPAPQAKINAQDKDINTLASPVIRVSNREQARIHIGQRVPIISATSVPSTQGPVITESVTYLDVGLKLEVQPTVHLNNEVAIKIALEVSNATPLEATRQGTIPVQVDTRNAQTSLRLHDGETQVLAGLVRNDHNASGNKIPGLGDIPGLGRLFGSNKDDMSKSELVLAITPRIVRNLPYQSPSDMEFATGTESAMQVRQMAPLPPVDVPGDAPAGGAPVVDSQMASAPAKGSPRP, from the coding sequence ATGAAGTCGTCAAAGCTGTGCAAGCCTGCTCCGTTCTTGCTTTTGGCGCTGTGCGTGGCCATCGCCGGCTGCGGCTCCAGCGCGGTCCGCGAGGACAGCGAGCAGTTGATGAAGGAGGGCCAGTACGAGGCCGGCATCGCGCGCCTGGAGGAGGCGCTGCGCGATGACCCTCGCGACACCGAGCTGAACATCGCCCTGGCCCATGGCCGCCAGGCCGCAGTCGAAGCCCTGCTGGCCCAGGCCGACGCCGACCGCATCCGCCATGACTTCACCGGCGCCCGTATGGGCTATGGTCGGGTGCTAATCATCGAGCCGAACAACCGCCGCGCCCAGGAGGGCACCCGTCAGCTGGAGCTGATCCGCACCCTTGATGAGCGCGTGGCCCTGGGCCAGGCGGCGCTGCGCCAAGGCGACCTGTTTGGCGCCGAACGCTACATGCGTGAAGTGCTGCGCCTGGACCCGCAAAACCAAAAGGGCGCAGCCCTGCGCAGCGACATCGAGAACGTGCAGGCGCGCACTGCGCAGCCGTTCCCCCAGCTGCGCAGCAAGCTTGAGCGGCCGGTGACCCTGGAATTCCGCGATGCCAACCTGAAGACCATCTTCGAGGTGCTGTCCCAGGTCGCCGGCATCAACTTCATCTTCGACAAGGACCTGCGCCCGGACATGAAGGCCACCATCTTCGTGCGTGATGTGCGCATCGAAGACGCCGTGGCGCTGCTGCTGGAGCAAAACCAGCTGCGTCAGAAGATCGTCAACGACAACACGTTGATGCTGTACCCCGACTCGCCGCAAAAGACCAAGGACTACCAGGAACTGGTCATGCGCACCTTCTACCTCACCAGCATCGACGCCAACACCGCGTTGAACATGGTCAAGACCATGCTCAAAACCCGTGACGTGTTTGTCGACGAACGCCTCAACACCCTGACCATGCGCGACACCCCCGATGCCGTGCGCATGGCCGAGAAGCTGCTGCAGTCGCAGGACCAGTCCAACCCCGAGGTGGTGCTGGAAGTGGAGGTGATGGAGGTGGCCACCTCGCGCATCCTCGACCTCGGCCTGCAATGGCCCAACACCTTCGGCGTGCTGACCTCCGACGGCAAGCCAGTGAGCGTGCTTGACCAACTGCGCGGCATCGACTCCAGCCGCATCAGCATCTCGCCGGCGCCGCAGGCCAAGATCAACGCCCAGGACAAGGACATCAACACCCTGGCCAGCCCGGTGATCCGCGTCAGCAACCGCGAACAGGCACGCATCCACATCGGCCAGCGGGTGCCAATCATCAGCGCCACCTCGGTGCCGTCCACCCAGGGCCCGGTGATCACCGAAAGCGTCACTTACCTGGATGTCGGTTTGAAGCTTGAAGTGCAGCCCACCGTGCACCTGAACAACGAAGTGGCGATCAAGATTGCCCTGGAGGTGAGCAACGCCACCCCGCTGGAAGCCACCCGCCAGGGCACTATCCCGGTGCAGGTTGACACCCGCAACGCCCAAACCAGCCTGCGCCTGCACGATGGCGAAACCCAGGTGCTGGCCGGCCTGGTGCGTAACGACCACAACGCCAGTGGCAACAAGATCCCCGGCCTTGGCGACATCCCCGGCCTGGGCCGCTTGTTTGGCAGCAACAAGGATGACATGAGCAAGTCGGAGCTGGTGCTGGCGATTACCCCACGCATCGTGCGCAACCTGCCGTACCAAAGCCCGTCTGACATGGAATTCGCCACCGGTACCGAGTCGGCCATGCAGGTGCGCCAAATGGCGCCGCTGCCACCGGTCGATGTGCCCGGCGATGCGCCAGCTGGCGGTGCACCGGTGGTGGACAGCCAGATGGCCAGCGCACCGGCCAAAGGGAGCCCACGACCATGA
- a CDS encoding type II secretion system protein, giving the protein MKRQRRMHGFSLIEVVLTLALLGLLASMAAPLTETVVRRAKEQQLREALYQIRDAIDAYKRAFDAGYIEKRLDASGYPPNLQVLVDGVRDVRSAKGAKFYFLRRIPHDPLVAAKDEDQGAWGLRAYDSSPETPREGEDVFDVYSKARGKGLNNIPYGQW; this is encoded by the coding sequence ATGAAACGGCAACGGCGCATGCACGGCTTCAGCCTGATCGAAGTGGTGCTGACCCTGGCACTGCTCGGGTTGCTTGCCAGCATGGCCGCGCCGCTGACCGAAACCGTGGTGCGCCGCGCCAAGGAGCAGCAGCTGCGCGAGGCGCTGTACCAAATTCGCGATGCCATCGACGCCTACAAGCGCGCGTTCGATGCCGGCTACATCGAGAAGCGCCTGGATGCCAGCGGCTACCCGCCGAACCTGCAGGTGCTGGTTGACGGCGTGCGCGATGTGCGCAGTGCCAAGGGCGCCAAGTTCTATTTCCTGCGGCGTATCCCGCACGACCCGCTGGTGGCGGCCAAGGACGAAGACCAAGGTGCCTGGGGCCTTCGCGCTTACGACAGCAGCCCCGAGACCCCACGTGAAGGCGAAGACGTGTTCGATGTGTATTCCAAGGCCCGCGGCAAAGGCCTCAACAACATCCCATATGGGCAATGGTGA
- a CDS encoding type II secretion system protein — translation MKRSQGFTLIELLVVMAIIATLMTIAMPRYFNSLESSREATLRQSLAVLRESLDHFYGDTGHYPDSLEQLVELRYLRNTPIDPITERSDAWQLVPPPEGVAGGVADIKSGATGRARDGSLFAEW, via the coding sequence ATGAAACGCAGCCAAGGCTTCACCCTGATCGAACTGTTGGTGGTGATGGCGATCATTGCCACGCTGATGACCATCGCCATGCCGCGCTACTTCAACAGCCTGGAAAGCTCCCGTGAGGCCACCCTGCGTCAGAGCCTGGCGGTGCTGCGCGAGTCGCTGGACCACTTTTATGGCGACACCGGGCACTACCCCGACTCACTGGAGCAACTGGTCGAACTGCGTTACCTGCGCAACACCCCGATCGACCCGATCACCGAGCGCAGCGACGCCTGGCAACTGGTGCCACCGCCTGAGGGCGTGGCCGGCGGCGTGGCTGATATCAAAAGCGGTGCCACAGGGAGGGCGCGTGATGGCAGCCTCTTCGCTGAATGGTAA
- a CDS encoding type II secretion system protein — translation MAASSLNGKANGGFTYLGVLLLIAVSSVALAATGTIWASAAQRDRERQLLWVGSQYAQALRSYYRASPGLAQYPQDLADLLQDNRFPQAKRHIRRLYPDPVTNSDEWGLLRSIDGRITGVHSRSADTPFKRSGFSTEWSGFEGLEHYSDWQFVAEQAFTENASGVQTHAGPGDTP, via the coding sequence ATGGCAGCCTCTTCGCTGAATGGTAAGGCCAATGGCGGCTTCACCTACCTGGGCGTGCTGCTGCTGATTGCAGTCAGCAGCGTGGCCCTGGCCGCCACCGGCACGATTTGGGCCAGTGCCGCCCAGCGTGACCGCGAACGCCAGCTGCTGTGGGTAGGCAGCCAATATGCCCAGGCCCTGCGCAGCTACTACCGCGCCTCGCCGGGGCTGGCCCAGTACCCCCAGGACCTGGCCGACCTGCTGCAGGACAACCGCTTTCCGCAGGCCAAGCGGCACATTCGTCGGCTGTACCCCGACCCGGTCACCAACAGTGACGAGTGGGGCCTGCTGCGCTCGATCGACGGCCGCATTACCGGTGTGCACAGCCGCTCGGCAGATACCCCCTTCAAACGCAGTGGCTTCAGCACCGAATGGAGCGGTTTCGAAGGGCTGGAGCACTACAGCGACTGGCAATTCGTCGCCGAGCAGGCCTTTACCGAGAACGCCAGCGGCGTGCAAACCCATGCCGGCCCAGGAGATACGCCATGA
- the csgE gene encoding curli production assembly/transport protein CsgE, with the protein MNRLAALYLSLLLLAALATSVKAGDEDEMQGFIVDNTISHIGHDFYYYFADRLRATSRLDFNLVVRERPDARWGSLVTVEFEREVMYRRFLPPNTTELKDEAVAAADLVKQQIIQRKLQRLLQDTTDLERDEL; encoded by the coding sequence ATGAACCGCTTGGCTGCGCTGTACCTGAGCCTGCTGTTGCTAGCGGCCCTGGCCACTTCGGTCAAGGCCGGTGACGAGGACGAGATGCAGGGCTTCATCGTCGACAACACCATCTCGCACATCGGCCACGACTTTTACTACTACTTCGCCGACCGCCTGCGTGCCACCAGCCGGCTGGATTTCAACCTGGTGGTGCGCGAACGCCCGGATGCCCGCTGGGGCAGCCTGGTCACCGTGGAGTTCGAGCGTGAGGTGATGTACCGCCGCTTCCTGCCACCGAACACCACCGAGCTCAAAGACGAGGCCGTTGCAGCTGCCGACCTGGTCAAGCAGCAAATCATTCAACGCAAGCTGCAACGCTTGCTGCAGGACACCACCGATCTGGAGAGGGACGAGCTATGA